One window of Globicephala melas chromosome 2, mGloMel1.2, whole genome shotgun sequence genomic DNA carries:
- the LOC115864591 gene encoding annexin A2-like: MKGLGTDEDSLIEIICSRTNQELQEINRVYKETYKTDLEKDTISNTSGDFRKLMIALAKGQRAEDGYVIDYELIDQDAWDLYDAGMKRRGTNVPKWVSVMTEWSVCHLQKVFERYKSYSPYDMLESMKKEVRGDPENAFLNRVQCIQTKPLYFADRLYNSMKGKGTHDKVLIRIMISHSEVDMLKIRSEFKKKYDKSLYYYIQQDTKGDYQKTLLYLCGRDD; the protein is encoded by the coding sequence ATGAAGGGGTTGGGGACCGATGAGGACTCCCTCATTGAGATCATCTGCTCAAGGACCAACCAGGAGCTACAGGAAATCAACAGAGTCTACAAGGAAACGTACAAGACCGATCTGGAGAAGGATACCATTTCCAACACATCTGGTGACTTCCGCAAGCTGATGATTGCCCTCGCGAAGGGTCAAAGGGCAGAGGATGGCTATGTCATTGATTATGAACTGATTGACCAAGATGCCTGGGATCTCTATGATGCTGGCATGAAGAGGAGAGGAACTAATGTTCCCAAGTGGGTCAGCGTCATGACCGAGTGGAGCGTGTGCCACCTCCAGAAAGTGTTTGAAAGGTACAAGAGCTACAGCCCTTATGACATGCTGGAGAGCATGAAGAAGGAGGTCAGAGGAGACCCGGAAAATGCCTTCCTGAACCGAGTCCAGTGCATTCAGACCAAGCCCCTGTATTTTGCTGACAGACTGTACAACTCCATGAAGGGCAAGGGCACTCACGATAAGGTCCTGATTAGAATCATGATCTCCCACAGTGAAGTGGACATGTTGAAAATTAGATCTGAATTCAAGAAAAAGTATGACAAGTCCCTGTACTATTACATTCAGCAAGACACCAAAGGCGACTACCAGAAAACGCTGCTGTACCTGTGTGGTAGGGATGACTGA